The genomic DNA AAGGACGGCAAGCTGCTGTGCTGCGACATCAGCGAGGAATGGACGTCGATCGGACGGCGCCACTGGGAGAAGGCGGGAGTCGCCGACCGCATCGACCTGCGCATTGCACCGGCGGTCGAGACGCTCTCGGCCCTGCCCGCCGATCCGGTCTGGGACATGGCATTCATCGACGCCGACAAGGGCGGGTACCTTGCGTACTACGAGGAGATCCTCAAGAGGCTTCGTCCGAACGGCGTGATCCTCGTCGACAACGTGCTGTGGATGGGGACCGTGGCCGATCCGGCGGCAACGGGCGAGGACGTGGTGTCGATCCGCAAGTTCAACGATTTCGTCGCGAACGACCCGCGCGTCGAAGCCGTCATGCTGACGATCGGCGACGGGCTCTCCCTGCTGCGCAAGAAGGGCTGAACGCACGGAGGTTTCCCTGCGATGTCGACCGCAAGCCGTCTCCCGAATGAAACCAGCGAGTACCGCGCGGCGCGCGAGCGTCTGCTCGAGGCCGAGGTCGCGCTGCGCCGCCAGATGGAAAGCGTCGCCGAGCTTCGCCGCAAGCTTCCGCTCGGTGGCAAGGTGCCGGAAGATTATGTCTTCGAGGGAGCCGGCGGCCCGGTTCGCCTTTCGGAGCTTTTCACGCGCGGCGACACGCTCGTTGCCTACAGCTTCATGTACGGCCCGAACATGGAGCACGCGTGCCCGCTGTGCACGTCGATGCTCGACGGCCTCGACGGGGAAGCGCCGCACATTCGCGAGCACGTAAGCCTCGTGGTCAT from Candidatus Limnocylindrales bacterium includes the following:
- a CDS encoding O-methyltransferase, with amino-acid sequence MSDMPKAFHLTPEIQRYVVEHSAPIDAVQQALIAETEQLGFISIMQISPEQGAFMEQLARLLGAKRIIEVGTFTGYSALCFARALPKDGKLLCCDISEEWTSIGRRHWEKAGVADRIDLRIAPAVETLSALPADPVWDMAFIDADKGGYLAYYEEILKRLRPNGVILVDNVLWMGTVADPAATGEDVVSIRKFNDFVANDPRVEAVMLTIGDGLSLLRKKG
- a CDS encoding DUF899 family protein, whose translation is MSTASRLPNETSEYRAARERLLEAEVALRRQMESVAELRRKLPLGGKVPEDYVFEGAGGPVRLSELFTRGDTLVAYSFMYGPNMEHACPLCTSMLDGLDGEAPHIREHVSLVVIAKSPIARIMEHAGRRGWSDLTLLSSHDNDYNRDYLGEAPDGSQLPMLNVFVKDDGAIRHFYATELLFAKNDAGKDARHIDLLWPLWQVLDLTPGGRGTGWYPKLQY